In a single window of the Carassius gibelio isolate Cgi1373 ecotype wild population from Czech Republic chromosome A12, carGib1.2-hapl.c, whole genome shotgun sequence genome:
- the LOC128025159 gene encoding hemoglobin subunit beta-2-like isoform X2: MVVWTDQERAYIQDIFSKLNYEDAGPKALQRTLIVYPWTQRYFTSFGNLYNAEAIMSNSKVAAHGVVVLHGLDRAMKNMDDIKKTYAELSVLHSEKLHVDPDNFRLLADCLTIVIAATMGTSFTAEVQAAWQKFLAVVVSALCRQYH; the protein is encoded by the exons ATGGTTGTGTGGACCGACCAGGAGCGTGCCTACATCCAGGACATTTTCAGCAAGCTGAATTATGAGGACGCTGGCCCCAAAGCTTTGCAGAG GACCTTGATTGTGTATCCCTGGACCCAGCGGTACTTCACCAGTTTTGGAAACCTGTACAATGCAGAGGCCATCATGTCCAATTCAAAGGTGGCAGCCCACGGAGTTGTTGTGCTCCATGGGCTTGACAGAGCCATGAAGAATATGGATGATATCAAGAAAACCTATGCCGAACTCAGCGTGCTGCACTCCGAGAAACTGCACGTGGATCCTGACAACTTTAGG CTGCTGGCTGACTGCCTGACCATCGTGATTGCGGCGACTATGGGTACCTCTTTCACAGCTGAGGTGCAGGCTGCCTGGCAGAAGTTCCTCGCTGTTGTCGTCTCTGCCCTGTGCAGACAGTATCATTAA
- the zgc:163057 gene encoding hemoglobin subunit alpha-D-like: MLSNTEKELIVQIWDKMIPVAEDIGSEALLRMFTTFPKTKTYFSHLDISPRSEHLRCHGKKIVQALAEGARNISTLTTTLAPLSRFHAYQLRIHPTNFKLLNHCILVTLACYMGENFTPVAHAAIDKYLSAFSAVLAEKFR, encoded by the exons ATGCTCTCGAACACCGAAAAAGAGTTGATTGTACAGATATGGGACAAAATGATTCCAGTGGCAGAAGATATTGGATCTGAGGCTCTTCTAAG GATGTTCACAACGTTCCCCAAAACAAAGACATACTTCTCTCATCTAGACATCAGCCCCCGTTCGGAGCATTTGCGCTGCCACGGGAAGAAAATCGTCCAGGCTTTAGCCGAAGGTGCGAGGAACATAAGCACACTTACTACAACGCTGGCACCGCTTAGCAGGTTCCATGCCTATCAGCTGCGAATACATCCAACAAACTTCAAG CTTCTCAATCATTGCATCCTTGTGACATTAGCCTGCTATATGGGTGAAAACTTCACACCTGTTGCACACGCGGCGATAGACAAGTATCTTTCGGCATTCTCAGCGGTTTTAGCCGAGAAGTTCCGATGA
- the aqp8a.2 gene encoding aquaporin-8a.2 codes for MSAQAEKLELEELDKTLLKKNEPKPLGKYERIIQPCVAELVGTTFFVFIGCVSVIENVEAAGRLQPALVHGLAVAVLVACMAEISGSHFNPPFTIAIWLCGGIQLTMVIPYLISQLIGGVLGAAMSKVMTSHKNYMNATGAAFTILESDEQLGKVVFAEMAMTCLVTMVVLLGAVNGKSKSPLVPFMVGCTVIVNILAGGDISGTCLNPARAFGPALMANYWAYHWVYWVGPIGGGLVAAALVRLLLGDEKIRVILK; via the exons ATGTCAGCGCAGGCGGAGAAGCTAGAGCTTGAAGAGCTGGACAAAACTTTGCTAAAGAAGAATGAACCCAAACCTCTGGGCAAGTACGAGAGAATAATCCAGCCATGTGTTGCCGAGCTGGTCGGCACTACATTTTTTGTCTTCATCGGCTGCGTGTCTGTCATTGAAAATGTGGAGGCAGCCGGACGACTACAACCTGCACTTGTCCATGGTTTGGCAGTGGCTGTGCTGGTGGCATGTATGGCAGAAATCAG CGGATCCCATTTTAACCCTCCATTCACCATTGCTATCTGGTTATGTGGTGGAATTCAGCTGACGATGGTTATTCCTTACCTTATCAGTCAGCTTATTGGAGGTGTGCTGGGAGCTGCAATGTCAAAG GTTATGACATCACACAAGAACTACATGAATGCCACTGGAGCGGCCTTTACTATTCTTGAATCTGACGAGCAGCTGGGCAAAGTTGTGTTCGCTGAAATGGCCATGACTTGTCTAGTAACTATGGTAGTGCTGCTGGGAGCTGTCAATGGAAAGAGCAAGAGTCCCCTGGTGCCCTTCATGGTGGGCTGCACTGTTATTGTCAATATTCTGGCTGG agGAGACATTTCTGGCACCTGTTTGAATCCTGCGAGAGCTTTTGGACCTGCACTGATGGCTAACTACTGGGCTTATCATTGGGTTTACTGGGTCGGTCCGATAGGGGGAGGTCTGGTGGCGGCTGCTCTTGTGAG ACTTCTGCTTGGAGATGAGAAGATACGAGTTATACTGAAATGA
- the LOC128025158 gene encoding hemoglobin subunit alpha-like, translating into MSLSANDKATVKAFWAKISPKADDIGNEALSRMLYVYPQTKTYFSHWSDLSPNSAPVRKHGKKIIAGIGLAVEKIDDLFAGLLTLSELHAFQLRVDPANFRILSHNILVVLAMLFPDDFTPEAHLAMDKFLARLALALSDKYR; encoded by the exons ATGAGCCTCTCTGCTAACGACAAAGCAACTGTGAAGGCCTTCTGGGCTAAGATCTCCCCAAAGGCTGATGATATCGGAAATGAGGCGTTGTCCAG AATGCTCTATGTCTACCCTCAGACCAAGACCTACTTCTCTCACTGGAGCGACCTGAGCCCCAATTCTGCTCCTGTGAGGAAGCATGGAAAGAAGATCATCGCTGGAATTGGTTTGGCTGTTGAGAAAATTGATGACCTCTTTGCCGGCCTGCTTACTCTTAGCGAGCTGCATGCCTTTCAGCTGAGAGTCGATCCTGCTAACTTCAGG ATCCTGTCCCACAACATTCTTGTGGTGTTGGCCATGCTCTTCCCTGATGACTTTACACCCGAAGCCCACCTGGCCATGGACAAGTTCCTTGCAAGACTGGCCTTGGCTTTGTCTGACAAATATCGTTAA
- the LOC128025159 gene encoding hemoglobin subunit beta-2-like isoform X1, translating into MVVWTDQERAYIQDIFSKLNYEDAGPKALQRTLIVYPWTQRYFTSFGNLYNAEAIMSNSKVAAHGVVVLHGLDRAMKNMDDIKKTYAELSVLHSEKLHVDPDNFRLLGECLTVVIATHLRNEFTPDIQAAWEKFMSVVVSALRRQYH; encoded by the exons ATGGTTGTGTGGACCGACCAGGAGCGTGCCTACATCCAGGACATTTTCAGCAAGCTGAATTATGAGGACGCTGGCCCCAAAGCTTTGCAGAG GACCTTGATTGTGTATCCCTGGACCCAGCGGTACTTCACCAGTTTTGGAAACCTGTACAATGCAGAGGCCATCATGTCCAATTCAAAGGTGGCAGCCCACGGAGTTGTTGTGCTCCATGGGCTTGACAGAGCCATGAAGAATATGGATGATATCAAGAAAACCTATGCCGAACTCAGCGTGCTGCACTCCGAGAAACTGCACGTGGATCCTGACAACTTTAGG CTCTTAGGTGAGTGTCTGACGGTGGTGATCGCTACACACTTGAGAAATGAGTTCACCCCAGATATCCAAGCTGCATGGGAGAAGTTCATGTCTGTTGTTGTGTCAGCCCTAAGAAGGCAGTACCATTGA